A segment of the Meles meles chromosome 4, mMelMel3.1 paternal haplotype, whole genome shotgun sequence genome:
CTGCAGAGGGAGCGGCTGTCCCTGGGGACCAGCGAGCTGGACCTGGGGAAGTGCCACAGGTATGACGCCGCGGAGAAGCTGGTGAGGACCAGGAGTTGCAGGCGGTCCCCGGAGGCCCACTCTGCTGCGGGGGAGGAAGGGTGGAAGGGCGAGAGCCACAGGAGCAGCCCCAGGAACCCCACTCAGGAGCTGAGGAGGCCTGGGAAAAACCCGGACAAGAAGGAGGACAGAGACCCCGAAGGTCAGGAGGGCCATGCTCAGGCAGCCGCCAAGGCCAAGCGGGAGCTTGGGGAAGCCCAGCCGGTCAGAGAGGAGGGGCTGCGGGACCTGAAGAGGGAGGCCAGGAGCGCCTGCAGGAACAGGCCGGGTTGCTGGCAgcccagggagcagcaggcagagcccGAGCCGCGCGGGGCGGAGCAGGACGCAGACCCGGAGAAGCAGCCCTGTACGCAGGCGTCAGGGGCCAGAAAGCCGGCCACTCGCGGGGAGAGGGAGCCCCGGGGCGGCCGGAAGCGGCGACCCGCGGGCCTGCTGGCCACAGACGTGCACAAGCACTACGAGGCGGGCCGCGTGCTCGGGGACGGCAACTTCGCGGTGGTCAAGGAGTGCCGGCACCGCGAGACCCGGCAGGCCTACGCCATGAAGATCATCGACAAGTCCAAGCTCAAGGGCAAGGAGGACATGGTGGACAGCGAGATCCTGATCATCCAGAGCCTCTCCCACCCCAACATCGTGAAGCTGCACGAGGTGTACGAGACGGAGGCGGAAATCTACCTGATCATGGAGTACGTGCAGGGCGGGGACCTCTTTGACGCCATCATCGAGAGCGTCAAGTTCGCCGAGCGCGACGCCGCGCTCATGCTCATGGACCTGTGCCGGGCGCTGGTGCACCTGCACGACAAGAGCATCGTGCACCGGGACCTCAAGCCGGAGAACCTGCTGGTAAGGCGGCCGCCGGGTGGTTGGGAAGCATGCCTCCTGCGCTGCTCCCCCACATTCCGGAACACGGCCTTCATGTCACTTTACAAGTTCTTGAGCCAGGATTTAAACCTCTGGGTTTTAGGTCCTAAGTTGCTGAGACGCGCTGGTGTTGATGAAATTATTGAAAAAGCAaccttttaattaaattaattaattatcgAAAAAGCAACCttcaattaaattaattattttttttttttgcaccctttcaatttaaataaaatgggaaatgcTTCCTCATTCTTGGGGGAATGATGCTTCTGCCTTGACAGTGCCTGGGTGGACTTAATTTCTTGTGCATTTGCCTCTGGCCTAGGTACCTGCAGGAGCTGCCCCTGTGGGCTTTGTATCACCCTCCCATGGAAACACGCCCTGGCCTTTTGAAGAGAACCTCTTGTCAGGGGGTGAGAGGCTGCCTCTGGAGTCAGATAACCTGGCTTTCTTAGTTACTTGCTGTAGGATAAGTTTTTCACATCTCTGGGCCTTGGTgtccttatttataaaacagaaatattaacaGTTCTTGTCTGACACGGTTGAAGGAGGACGTCTGGGAGCTGGCCTCAGCTCCCACCTCAGCTGTGAGGCTTTCCTGTTGAAGATAGATGGTCTCACAGAATACCAACATCAGATGAGGACACTCTGTGACCTTGATGGGTCAAGGCAAAAGCaagacccctttataatcatgtCCAAATGCAGATAAAACCAAGATTTTCCAAATCACACATAAGGCCACACATCCCCTTTTGGCTACTGTAAGTGACTGCCTCACTTCATTCCTCCTATCATCTTGGTGAGAAATACTGAGACACCCCATCGTAGAATTACCCTCACTTCCGACAGTAGCCAATTTGGCGCAAAACCCTGCTTTCTTGAGCCCTCCCCCAAATCACCTAACaaccccaatcttttttttttttttaaagatttttatttatttatttgacagacagagatcacaagtaggcagagaggcagacagagagagaggagcagagagctactcagcagctccccgctgagcagagagcccgatgcagggctcgatcccaggaccctgagatcatgacccgagctgaaggcagaggctttaacccacagaggcCTTAACCCCAGTAGTGTGCCTTCTCTTTTGTTGCAGTGAGTGAGTAAACCCAGCATTCCTGAGCTGCAGGTGTGTTCCTGGTGGCCTCTGTTCACATGGTCACTCTCTGGCACCTTTaccccacaattttttttttcttcaagatcttatttatttatttgagagagagagagaggcagagagagggagaagcagactctccactgagcagggagcccaatgcagggcttgatcccaggaccctggatcatgacccaaggtaAAGGCAGAAGtttccctgactgagccacccaggcaccccatcccagttTCTTCTTAGCCCTGTTCACCTCCTGATACATTCCctatttattcttccttttcttttgtcctCTTACAGGAAAGACAGTTCCATGACAGCAGGCACTTGGTTTTGTTCAGACTTTACCCCAAAACCTAAACAGTTCTGTCACATGGCAGACCATCTTTAAATAGTCGTTAGAGGAAGGAATGAATTCAGACCAGAGTGTGCTGCCTGCCAAACCGCCAGCATTCTACCCGTGGTGCCTACCATCATTATTATCCCTTTAGAAATGACTCTGATGTTAAGGTCACTATCTCGAGCAGGGATCCAGAGCCAGATGGCCGTAGATAGAGCACCAGCGAATAGGGAAAATGATCTCCAtgagccacatttttttttttttttctttttggcagggCTTTAGCCTGTTTTCCTAAAT
Coding sequences within it:
- the DCLK3 gene encoding serine/threonine-protein kinase DCLK3, producing MGKEPLTLKNIQVALEELYPSKARARTLTQHSQAPSPRLRSRLYSRVLRGGHHCGETETAKSCGEAARSKAASRHQGKDPVEPALGDRARPQKKWVGGKWDPEPGSRPPREANLERPGSGEKHLGVEIERTSGEIIRCEKCKRERELQQGLQRERLSLGTSELDLGKCHRYDAAEKLVRTRSCRRSPEAHSAAGEEGWKGESHRSSPRNPTQELRRPGKNPDKKEDRDPEGQEGHAQAAAKAKRELGEAQPVREEGLRDLKREARSACRNRPGCWQPREQQAEPEPRGAEQDADPEKQPCTQASGARKPATRGEREPRGGRKRRPAGLLATDVHKHYEAGRVLGDGNFAVVKECRHRETRQAYAMKIIDKSKLKGKEDMVDSEILIIQSLSHPNIVKLHEVYETEAEIYLIMEYVQGGDLFDAIIESVKFAERDAALMLMDLCRALVHLHDKSIVHRDLKPENLLVQRNEDKSTTLKLADFGLAKHVVRPIFTVCGTPTYVAPEILSEKGYGLEVDMWAAGVILYILLCGFPPFRSPERDQDELFNIIQLGRFEFLAPYWDNISDAAKDLVSRLLVVDPKKRYTAHQVLQHPWIETVGKTSTRNLQKEVPPSSEGHVRSQHKRSAEQAT